A single Streptomyces sp. 2114.4 DNA region contains:
- a CDS encoding roadblock/LC7 domain-containing protein yields the protein MALSSGLDWLLDDLTKRVQKVRHALVLSNDGLVTGASERLEREDAEHLAAVASGLHSLAKGSGLHFRIGGVRQTMVEFDDGVLFVTAAGDGSCLCVLAGADADMGQIAYEMTLLVNRVGEHLGVAARQPESYPQV from the coding sequence ATGGCATTGAGCAGCGGACTCGACTGGCTGCTGGACGATCTGACCAAGCGGGTGCAGAAGGTACGGCACGCGTTGGTGCTCTCCAACGACGGGCTGGTGACCGGGGCGAGCGAGAGACTGGAGCGGGAGGATGCCGAACATCTCGCGGCGGTGGCCTCGGGACTGCACAGCCTCGCGAAGGGGTCCGGGCTCCACTTCCGGATCGGCGGGGTGCGTCAGACCATGGTCGAATTCGACGACGGAGTGCTGTTCGTGACGGCCGCGGGAGACGGCAGCTGTCTGTGCGTGCTGGCGGGCGCCGACGCCGACATGGGGCAGATCGCCTACGAAATGACGTTGCTGGTCAATCGGGTAGGGGAGCATTTGGGCGTCGCGGCCCGCCAGCCGGAAAGTTATCCACAGGTC